The sequence GAAAAATCACTCTGTTCTTCGCTGATATTTCCGCATCCGGAAACAATAAGTCGTAAAAAATGGGATCAACACTGTCCGCTTTATTTCGCTGCTGCGCAGTCAAAGTCAAAGAGTCCCCGCCGCGAATGGCGATGGTCACGCCCTCGAACAAATTCACGCGCCGCAGCGAGAGCGACCCGTCCCGGTTAACGATGAACGCCGGCTTATTGTAAAGCGGCAACGACAAAATTTTTCCATCGACGACAACTAAACCCAGCGGGCTACCGATGTATTTTTCCGGCAAGCCGAGTTTTCCCACTAATTCCGCGTTCAGCATGTAGCCGCCATTCCACGCCAGCAACACTTTTTTGCCGTGTTGGTTTGTAAACTCGCGGGCTAATTCCACCACGGTTTTACCGAATTTGGAAGCAAATACAGTTTTAAATTTGATCCCCAATTCCGCTATTTTTTCTTTATCCAGTGACAATTTTGCCATGATGCCGGACCAGGGATAGCCATCTTCGTGGAGTCCCGCCAATCGTTGCACCCGGACATTATTTTTGGGCCGGAAACTCTCCGCTGATTTGCCGTAGTCGCGCAGTTTTTTGAGCATCGGTTCCAGCGGAGAATATTTGTCTTTGGTCTCGGCGCGCAATTTTTTCAGCGCTCTTTCTTTTCCCAGACGATGAGCCACATCGGTGAAAATATTGCTTTTCAGAATTTGGGAAAATTGTCGGGAAGTTTGAAGCGGCGTCGGGAAAGCGATACTCGGGCTCAAACCCGCCGGAACCCACTGAATAAAATGCTGATTTTTTTTGATTCCCAAATAAGGGACAAACTGCGGATGTCGCGTCGTGCCAATGCGAAAAGAATCCAAATCCAGCAAATCCAACGTTAAGTAGTTGGCTTCGCCAATCGCCACCACAAAGCCTTTTTCTTTTTTCAGTGAAAGCAAAACCTTCTTCGCCTCAGCGCCAATTTGCCCCAAATGAGCGCCGGGAGCGATCGACTGCGTTTTGACGACTTGAAACACACCGGCATCAAAAAGGGCTTGAATTTCCGACGTGGCTATTTTTTTGATCCAACGCAGTACATTGCTGTAATAAATCGGCGACCCAACCGCTTTTTCGCGTACCAACAAATAGACGCATCCAATGTTTTTTGCCCTTTCCGATTGCAAAATTTCGCTGGTAATTTTCTCGTCTCCCGACAGAGTCAGCCGCCCGCGAAAAGTCCCCAGCACAAACAATCTCACTTCATCTAACCAATTCTCTCCCGGCAGCCAGGCAAATGAACGGTCGGACTTCAACGCCTTTAACAATTCCGCCTGATCGTCAATGCCTAATTTGTGAAATCCCACCAGCCGCGTCAGTTGCTCCTGCAAATTTTGCGCATGTCTGACCGGCCGACGCGACAACGGAATAACTTCGGTATTTTTCACGTAGCTGCGAAATAACCAGCTCACAATTCCCAGCAGTTCGATCTCGGTAAGTTTTCGATAGGGATAATGTCGTCGATGGCGGTGACGGTAACTCAGCGAATGATCCATCACGATGGGATCTTCGCCGGTGAAATAACAGAAAAGCGACTCCACGCTGTTGTAAAACGCCAATTTCGTTTTTAAATTAAGCTTGACATATTTCCGGTAATTTTTCACCAGATGTCTGGCGTAACGCATGACTCTGCCTTTGAGTTCCTTTTCCTCAACGCGAAAATAGCTGGGATCAATCAGAGACTTGAGCACAACCATAAATTCGATGGGCGAAATTCCCGGATAATAGCGTCGCTTCCCGGCAAGCACAATTTGCTGAAACGTGCGGTCGTAATTTGTTATTTTATCAAATTCTTCGAAAGAACGGCGTACATGCGTCATGTTTTCTTCAGTCGGCAACTGGCAGCGTCGCCAGAGCACATACAGACAACGATTGAACTGATTTTCCAGCGCTTCCATGCTGAATCTTTTTCTCACCACACGCCGATTGTGCAAAATAATGCGTTTGGAATAATTGGGTCGGTTGTACAAATCGATCAGACCTCGCGACAGGGATCGGCAATCATCCGGAAATTCAAACACGTGCAAGCGCAGCGATTTATCTAACCGCTCGCCCACTACGGAAGCGAAAACTAATTTAGGTTCGTAACGGCTGGCAACGATGGGCGTGCCGCTGGCACAGCTTTCGACGAGAGGAAGTCCTCTGCCCTCGGACTTGCTGGGCAAAACAACCACGTCAGCCGTCGCATACAATTCCTCGATCCGCAGCCGGGGCATTTTGCGTCGCACCATTGCCTGATTAATATCTTTGCCAAACTTCAACGCCAGAAAAAAACGTTTGCGATAGCCCGCCGGTAACGAAGCGAGCATTTCTTTGAATTTGAAAATTAACTCCCGAAAATAGTCGTCCTGCCCGGTGGAAA comes from Calditrichota bacterium and encodes:
- a CDS encoding glycosyltransferase, which encodes MKEALFQRLKERLQEENIRTWFDMGLFLDRIRDNRQPLKNIPQSYKSFKKKLQSGIAFVTFDFGVDGVTIEIEKYSAIFSRLISAAGNKLPRLFWIGSVLKLKPEALPSNCEFLVLPGGEGFDDWDGYHELFHTHLSRGSKTYNLLAKKVWRQTVELTLRLGRYVVDYDIQLLVPVNVNSNPGNVPLAFAMALVSELLEIPVLNSNHDFYWEDGNPPGFRQTEGQRDHFFTNHHLGEVFSLIEVLFPWDSPLWFQMVINPLQRIKLIRKAGVNPIAVKIVTTFIDMAKFKPIPSDERKEILTKLHHLFAGDENELYPTPVDQFIEEMDVQPFRRKPVVLGAVGKNPILFTGSNLLILQPTRILKRKRIEKNFGLFKSLLQDKAYRLFFKQNPHVNIILLITGPISTGQDDYFRELIFKFKEMLASLPAGYRKRFFLALKFGKDINQAMVRRKMPRLRIEELYATADVVVLPSKSEGRGLPLVESCASGTPIVASRYEPKLVFASVVGERLDKSLRLHVFEFPDDCRSLSRGLIDLYNRPNYSKRIILHNRRVVRKRFSMEALENQFNRCLYVLWRRCQLPTEENMTHVRRSFEEFDKITNYDRTFQQIVLAGKRRYYPGISPIEFMVVLKSLIDPSYFRVEEKELKGRVMRYARHLVKNYRKYVKLNLKTKLAFYNSVESLFCYFTGEDPIVMDHSLSYRHRHRRHYPYRKLTEIELLGIVSWLFRSYVKNTEVIPLSRRPVRHAQNLQEQLTRLVGFHKLGIDDQAELLKALKSDRSFAWLPGENWLDEVRLFVLGTFRGRLTLSGDEKITSEILQSERAKNIGCVYLLVREKAVGSPIYYSNVLRWIKKIATSEIQALFDAGVFQVVKTQSIAPGAHLGQIGAEAKKVLLSLKKEKGFVVAIGEANYLTLDLLDLDSFRIGTTRHPQFVPYLGIKKNQHFIQWVPAGLSPSIAFPTPLQTSRQFSQILKSNIFTDVAHRLGKERALKKLRAETKDKYSPLEPMLKKLRDYGKSAESFRPKNNVRVQRLAGLHEDGYPWSGIMAKLSLDKEKIAELGIKFKTVFASKFGKTVVELAREFTNQHGKKVLLAWNGGYMLNAELVGKLGLPEKYIGSPLGLVVVDGKILSLPLYNKPAFIVNRDGSLSLRRVNLFEGVTIAIRGGDSLTLTAQQRNKADSVDPIFYDLLFPDAEISAKNRVIFQFTGNKIIRRIQTSEEKVKLLPVGLVVSLPENMNLSGWEEGAVADFQLPNLGDVSEAIEAGPTLVQDGKFAIDMETEGWKTAHSIATQAARVDFEHLRGPKIGVGLTDENELLVIAVNGRIRESVGVTHVELAKILIDQGCRDAIGFDPGGSVTLVVDEQLNVTPYNQNYEMNPYSLPPQPRRVGSAILCVLNEND